TATAAAGTTGAAAATGGAGACTAGGTACCCAGGAATAATCCCTGATTTGCAAGGCGATAACGATGAAACCAACTGATTTTGCAGAATATTTTACTGAATTTCTTACTGTTTATTTACCCAAACAAAAAAATGTAAGCAAGAACACCATTTACTCTTACAGAGACACATTGAAAATAGAAAAATATTTTCAGTCCAACAACTACCACTAATTTAAGAGAAAAATGATTACTATGAATAAAGATAATTATAATTGGATTGACTTGAGCCATTTTTATAGGCAAGTTTATAGAAACAATTCACGAGCCTTTTAAACTAATGTCTGAGATCAATTACAGTACAGTACAATATTACTTAGTACTCATTCTTATTTTTATTTATTTGTCATTGTTTGTTTTAGAGAAAAAGTGGCCTTTAAGAAAAGCAACTCGCCCATTATTGCCGCGATTAGCAATTAATTTCACCTTTACCCTCTTGGTTTATGTCATCGCAAGTCTGTTTATTAGCCCCTTAGCAAAAGCCACCGTCCTTTTCACCTTTAGCCATGATTTCGGCCTTCTATCTATGCTTCCCTTTAATCAATGGGTAGTGTTTATACTTGGGTTTTTGTTAATGGATTTAAGCTTTTACTACTGGCATGCTCTAAATCATAAACTTCCGTTGTTGTGGCGATTCCATGTCGTGCATCACGCTGATCCTGACTTAGATGTTTCAACCGCCATGCGTTTTCATTGTGTGGAAATTATGTATTCGAGTCTCTTTAGGTTGGTGCAATTAGGGTTGATTGGAGTGAGTCCCTTACTCTTT
This Legionella sp. MW5194 DNA region includes the following protein-coding sequences:
- a CDS encoding sterol desaturase family protein, producing MSLFVLEKKWPLRKATRPLLPRLAINFTFTLLVYVIASLFISPLAKATVLFTFSHDFGLLSMLPFNQWVVFILGFLLMDLSFYYWHALNHKLPLLWRFHVVHHADPDLDVSTAMRFHCVEIMYSSLFRLVQLGLIGVSPLLFFCYEFFFQAHTFFQHSNIKLPFRFERLINKIIVTPRMHGIHHSNYLNETNSNYGVVFSFWDRLHQTIKLDIPQQAIIIGVPGYSKPSDNSLIRLLLMPIKAQRHYWQIKKDFHFSRKSKTSDKKVRTLCE